Proteins encoded in a region of the Triticum dicoccoides isolate Atlit2015 ecotype Zavitan chromosome 3A, WEW_v2.0, whole genome shotgun sequence genome:
- the LOC119269198 gene encoding ultraviolet-B receptor UVR8-like gives MTSLPQGGMEKTAAAVAVAAEEEPEEAWAWTWGAGTDGQLGNGGFQDYHLPQPLLLPPRCRGRVSFVAGGGAHAIALTSDGEVFTWGRGTHGQLGHGNIENIPHPKSVKFFENYTVTCVSTGWNHSGFATDSGQLFMCGDGSFGQLGTGDTQSRNLPFEVPSFTTKHVEKLAFGMRHSLVLLKDNSVYGFGSARRGQVGKSASKNQKFCNTPRLIDGFPNCKIVNLYANGDHSAAFDESGQLYIWGRALVGEHDDDQPRAAFPSLSISQVALGWHHALVLSGGELYTIGAYRHQKCDPSVSENAVAQKLNLTTTSSKHHESSSVSNLAKVPSIHGQQVTQIAAGTEHSALVTDSGALFTWGWGEHGQLGLGDTCDQVVPRRVNLGDEGSRSSASLSVYCGSGFTVAVSLP, from the exons ATGACCTCTCTTCCTCAGGGCGGCATGGAgaaaacggcggcggcggtggcggtggcggccgaAGAGGAGCCGGAGGAAGCGTGGGCGTGGACCTGGGGCGCGGGCACGGACGGGCAGCTGGGGAACGGCGGCTTCCAGGACTATCATCTCCCGCAGCCGCTCCTCCTCCCGCCTCGCTGCCGCGGCCGCGTTTCcttcgtcgccggcggcggcgcccaCGCCATCGCCCTCACAA GTGATGGTGAAGTATTTACTTGGGGCAGAGGTACCCATGGTCAGCTTGGCCATGGGAACATAGAGAACATCCCTCATCCAAAGTCCGTTAAGTTCTTTGAAAACTATACAGTAACCTGTGTGTCTACTGGATGGAACCATTCTGGATTTGCTACAG ATTCTGGGCAACTCTTCATGTGCGGAGATGGCTCATTTGGACAGCTTGGCACTGGTGATACTCAGTCAAGGAACTTGCCATTTGAAGTGCCATCCTTTACCACAAAGCATGTTGAGAAGCTTGCATTTGGGATGCGCCATTCTCTTGTCCTATTGAAAG ATAATTCAGTTTATGGATTTGGCTCAGCAAGACGGGGACAAGTTGGCAAATCTGCTTCCAAAAATCAGAAGTTTTGTAATACTcctagattaattgatggttttccaAACTGCAAAATAGTGAATTTATATGCCAATGGAGATCATAGTGCTGCATTCGATG AATCTGGCCAGTTGTACATCTGGGGAAGAGCATTAGTTGGTGAACATGATGATGACCAACCTCGGGCAGCCTTTCCCTCTTTGAGTATTTCTCAAGTGGCATTAGGATGGCATCATGCACTAGTTTTATCTG GAGGTGAATTGTACACCATTGGTGCTTACCGCCATCAGAAATGTGACCCTTCTGTGTCAGAAAATGCAGTAGCGCAGAAACTGAATCTTACCACAACAAGCAGTAAACATCATG AATCATCTTCAGTGTCAAATTTAGCGAAGGTGCCCTCTATTCATGGACAGCAGGTGACCCAGATAGCAGCCGGCACTGAACATTCAGCTTTGGTGACAG ACAGCGGAGCATTGTTCACCTGGGGCTGGGGAGAGCACGGGCAACTGGGCTTGGGAGATACTTGTGATCAGGTGGTTCCTCGGAGAGTAAATCTAGGCGACGAGGGCTCACGTTCTTCTGCTTCGCTCAGCGTGTACTGTGGGAGCGGATTTACCGTCGCCGTGAGCCTGCCTTAG